A stretch of the Bubalus kerabau isolate K-KA32 ecotype Philippines breed swamp buffalo chromosome 11, PCC_UOA_SB_1v2, whole genome shotgun sequence genome encodes the following:
- the LOC129622576 gene encoding olfactory receptor 1L8-like has protein sequence MERLNQTSSVSEFILLGLSSRPEDQKPLFILFLIIYLVTITGNLLIILAIHSDPQLHTPMYFFLSFLSFTDICFTTTVVPRMLVNFLSHKTISYAGCLTQMYFIYALGNTDSWLLVVMAFDRYVAIRDPFHYVTIMSHRRCVLLVAISCSLPHFHSLLHTLLLNHLTFCDSNIIHHFLCDLSPLMKLSCSSTFVNEIVLMTEASAFLVTPFLCVAFSYIRILITVLKIPSASGKHKAFSTCGSHLTVVTLFYGSIFYVYLQPVSTYTVRDHVATIVYTVLSSMLNPFIYSLRNKDLKQGLRKLVGRRKPQAAPP, from the coding sequence ATGGAAAGACTCAACCAAACCAGTAGTGTCTCTGAATTCATCCTCCTGGGACTCTCCTCCCGGCCTGAGGACCAGAAGCCACTCTTCATCCTCTTCCTCATCATATATCTGGTCACCATAACAGGGAACCTACTCATCATCCTGGCCATCCACTCTGACCCCCaactgcacacccccatgtatttctttttgagtttcctgtctttcactgaCATTTGCTTCACAACAACCGTTGTCCCCAGGATGCTGGTGAACTTTCTGTCACACAAGACCATCTCCTATGCTGGGTGCCTTACCcagatgtattttatatatgcctTGGGCAACACTGACAGTTGGCTTCTAGTAGTCATGGCctttgaccgctatgtggccatccgTGACCCCTTCCACTATGTCACCATCATGAGTCACCGCCGCTGTGTCCTGCTGGTGGCCATCTCCTGCTCATTGCCTCACTTCCACTCTCTCCTACACACACTTCTACTGAATCACCTCACCTTCTGTGACTCCAACATTATCCATCATTTTCTCTGTGACCTCAGCCCTCTGATGAAATTATCCTGCTCCTCCACATTTGTCAATGAAATTGTGTTAATGACAGAGGCATCTGCCTTTTTGGTGACTCCTTTTCTATGCGTTGCTTTTTCTTACATACGAATCCTCATCACGGTTCTCAAAATTCCCTCAGCTTCTGGGAAACacaaagccttctccacctgtgggtCTCACCTTACAGTGGTAACACTCTTTTATGGAAGCATCTTCTATGTCTATTTACAGCCTGTGTCCACCTACACTGTCAGGGACCACGTGGCAACAATTGTCTACACAGTTCTGTCCTCCATGCTCAATCCTTTTATCTACAGCCTAAGAAACAAAGACCTGAAACAGGGtctgaggaagctggtgggcagGAGGAAACCTCAGGCAGCACCCCCTTGA